In Salvia miltiorrhiza cultivar Shanhuang (shh) chromosome 4, IMPLAD_Smil_shh, whole genome shotgun sequence, the DNA window TTACATTTGTTTTCAcatatcccacattgaatttttactaaactttatcaattcacaacctaaataaaaggctcaatcttCATGAATACATTAGATTATATATCTTAAGGTTTGAAAACAGACAAGTGgtgcaattgatacaaaattaataattcaaggtttgaaaaaaaaaattataattaaggatataattgatagtgtaaaaataatttgaggtttaaagtaatactagcatttgcacaccgtgcaatgcacgggaaactttaaatttttatatttatataaaattgatatcaactcaattatcatatttataaatataattaaaaaatagttttaacttaatatatttgaaatgcatattgaaaaaataaaaaaactacaataataaaaatttatataatgaaaagaaaaaaattacaatatatattGCATACTGCATTCAATCCAAAAGTTTTTAAGGATAGAGATATTTTGGAGTTACCAACGAGATGATTATTCGTGTAAATTTTGTCGAGATTATTAACCAATTATtgatttatgtattttatttatttatatacatattttataaatttaaataaattcaagaaattaattgatattacacaaacacacacacacacacacacacacacatatatatatatatatatatatatatgagtttgggacgataataatattaatatcatcacatatataattaaaaaatggaaTACTCCTATGTAGCATCACcgtatttttgcatttttatctatcatatttctccaaaaaaaaatcacatttattaattcttatttatctaaatcttctcatcacacattaattttttatgagatttcaccaaaataaaacctaTATAAAAGGATACTCTTACTTTCTAAACCAAAAACTCACAGTTAATTGGTGGAATGATTGAGATTAGAATAATTTGAATTGCTTTGTCAATTTaagttgatcaaatttatttggttaaataaaaattattgaattttaattttttaaaaataaatacttgcaattaaataaattatttcttcattttaatttggtcataaaataagatatattgcacaatttttttctaaaaaattagATTACACATtgaattttttatgaaaatttaccaattgaaatactaaataaattgatataatatACTTTGAATCTCGTATCAATTTTTTAAGccttaattagacgagatgattttcaaaacttagttatggtctttcaaatttcaaataagGTGATGCTTACTAgccaattttattctttcaaaccccaaacgaaatgatgcttgaaactcaattattctattttaagctccaaatgagatgatgcacataacTCAGTTATGgtttttcaagctccatacaagatgatgtttagaagttagttatggtattttaaactccaaatgagatgatgcacataatcatgttatggtttttcaagctccatacaagatgatatttaaaagttagttatgatcttataagcttcagattgtataatggtctttcaagctcctaatgaaaataatgtttagaagtaatttatgatatttaaagtatcaaatagtgatgttcaaacgattgacgcataaaagtcaGATATATTGTTTCAGGGTCCAGACGAGATAATCCTCAAAAGTTTGGCGTTCAAAAGTTAATTATTgtctttcgagttcttgatgatcTTCTGGTCTTATagagttgagatgagatgatgcttatatggtatatgagatcttaaattaatttttatccgtcaatataaaaaaattatacaaaatttatattaaagagtatttttattattctaacaaaaaataaacatttaattgatgaatataattgaaattaatataaataatttaaatcaaaatttaaagtcccgtcgaatttcgacgggttatacactagtaaatcttcatacatgtatcttgCCAAATTTTGACATGTTAGCTTTTCTGCAAATAAATTATTCTGTAATTTTATGACTCTGCCACCTCCTATCGGATTACATCTCCTCGTTTTTAAACGAACAAACTAGATAAATATAGAACTTAGGCGTACGTAGTAAGAGCCAAAAAAGATAAAAACGAAAGCCTCATTTTTCGTCTACTTTAAATGCTTTCTTATATAGGCTGTGTATATCACGTTGCTTCCCCCCTTACTAGCTTTCTAATATTGTCTTCATATGCTTCAAAATTAAACCCCACgtcataattaattataaaaactataaataaaacataaattatatactcccctctagagaagaaaataaatatcaaaataCTTTTTTAGTGCTATGGAGAATATGCTCAAAGCGAGCACTCGAATATAACTTGATTAAAATAGTTTCGAAATCTTATCATCTCCCAAAATCCAGAGGTATAATTGGAATCTTATTactctcaattttttttgggtACATAAGTACATTACACTAAATATTAATTACccgaataaataaatatctgaTACATAGATAGTTATActtatgtgtgtgtatattggAAAGATGCTTGCAAGTAATTTTTATGCAAAATGttcttaaatttataagttGTCGGTTTAGGTAACAAAATCGTATCACATTGATGGTGCCTGGAATGTGTGGACAAAATAAACCCCATCCATCaattatcattatcattattattgatACCCTCAATCAAATCCACAATCCTTGTaatattcaaaaaaattgaACCAAAGATCCTTATTTATTTACAGGTAGATTCTCTATATTTTGAACGATGATTAATAACTCTGTAAgaaaacacaaaatcttgggtacacatgggtgtaccgtacaaccggatTGACCCGTATccataatagtattatttatatggcTTGGGTCAGGATATGGATTCAAATCAGGGTATGGATCAAAATTTTAGTGAAGGTAtaacccggttgtacggtacacccggatGTACCCAAGATCACCTCGTAAGAAAAAGGGAGATGAGTAGTAATATTCTGTCAAATATGTCATAAAAAACTATGGTTGATGGAGGAACTGATAATGAatgtataatattatattaatatatactccatccgtccactaattattggcctactttcctttttggtccgtccatcaATTTATCTCCTACCCATTTATAATAagtctttataattttttaattggtgggtcccaataaacaatacactttttctccactcaactaataaacaatacactttgtgggtccctttctccactcaactaataaacaatatattttgtgggtccctttctccactcactacattttttcttaaaatccgtgttttgcctcctaggccaacaattagtggacggagggagtattatatagtaagggtgtgtttgctctttatccctctaaatggaggaataacaaaaatttatacttttaaatgtctcatctcttatcccacattttacacaagagaaaagttcaccatttttGTATCccttcttgaagtgaaaataaggaaggaaaaataatgaacttctcttttgtgtaaaatgtagaataaaaaatgagacatttccttgacgtgaaaataaggaagaaaaaataattaacttctcttttgtgtaaaatataaaataaaaaatgagacatttgaaggcataaatttttgttattcctcTTTATTCTCATTCATCAAAGTGAACACACCCTAATAGTATTTGATTTaaggaaaataatttgaaagttcaaaataaaagaaaaattaaattgaataatttcCAAAAGAGGCATAGTAAACAGTCAAACAAACAACACACGGAATATaagcaattaattaatattactaATAATAGTTGAATAACAAAAAGGAGCTACACAAGTAGTAGACCACATTCTAAGACAGTGACCACATACATACGCCAATAATTTGCGTTACTCCATTTCCAAATtacaaaaaaagtaaaaataaaatcaaataataaatgtTCAAAAGTCTCTCCACCATAAAAGGTGAAGGCGCCGCCGTATACACATTTTTCCAAACCACTgaacgcaaaaaaaaaaaaaaatgaaaataatgaatccaAATCCTCTCAACTCTGAAGTCCCGGCCTCCATGGCAGACGTCGTCGTATCGATACCGGCGCAGCCTAGCGAGCATCCGCTCCTCCGCCGCCGGAGTTCAATCCCCTCCTCGATCGTAGTAGCGCCGACCAAGCTCAATCTCCtctaccaccaccaccacagcTCGTCGACGACGACCTCCGCCACCACGTCGTCGTCTTCCGACGATCTCGAGCTGCTGTCGATCAAGCCTAATTCTCACAGCTACACCTCGCTGAAGGACCTCCTCCCGACGACGGCGGTCAACTCGCCGCGGCCGAGCTCCACGCAGGGCGGATCCGATATCTGCATCCGGAACCGCCTCGTCAAGCAGGCGGCGTGGGCGTACCTCCAGCCGATGTCCACCTCCCCCGGCTCTGCCGACGGTGGCTTCCTCGGCCGCATCTGCCCGCGCCTCGCCGCCTTGTTTGACCTGGTCCGCCGCAGCGTCGCTCGGGCCATCAATTGGACGCTCCAGATTGTGTGGATTCGCTGCTCCAGATAGCGATGGTTTTCAACAATGTGTTTGGCGGTGCGGACTTTCGCATTTACATTttcaaacacaaaaaaaaatgtacaatttccattttttttttttccggtgCTTCAATCGCATATTTGGAAtctagtaaaaataaaatgaattgaaaatacaagaagaaaaaaattgaataaaaaaaaatactatccTAAACTATTGATTCATTTATTTACTCTTTGTTGCTGACGCGCCTGAGCTTGACCTTGGCAGCAAGGAAATCCTGGTCGTTTTctgatttctcttgcttagtaGGCGCCTCATCGTTATGAATAAATTGTGCTTGATTATGGAGTTTCACTTTCGTAGTGTCGGATTTGGGGGTTGGGCTACCGACGGTTCCCGGCGGCACAACAGGCGGCCGCCGCTTCTCGGAAACGTTTCTCTTGAAGATTCCAGAAGGCGTGCTCGGCGGCGTTGGCGTCGAAGTGTCGTTGGATTGAGCCTCCTGCAACCGTTGCAAAAATAGGGCAAAAAGGGAAATTagattttcttaattttatgaAGACAAAAGGCGAAATTAGTTTTTTTTGGAGAGTGACTTTACTTCAACCCAGAATTTTTTTTGAGTAAAGTTACGGAAATTTGTGGCTCGTTTAGGGTTCTTTTTGGTCCTGTTTAGTGTCGTCTAAAACAAGTGGGGCATACCAAAAAGCCAATTTAGACTCTTTTATCATCTAATAATGTTTCATCTAATATAATATCGTTAATTAACCACCGATATAATATTCGCTAATTACGTGGAAAGGTAACGTGATTATGAGATTTGAAATTTTTAAGTAGGGATTAGGGAGATTTTGCATCGAAACATTATTATGAAGAAAGTGGAGAATAATATTTGGATTTCTGCGCGAGAGGTGAAATTTTAGACACATTACTATAATATAGTGGAGAATAATACTTGAATATCTTAATGTAAACTGTGGTGTTATCTTATGAGATCTAAATTGGGATAGCAAAGCCAATGTATCAATTGAAGACAAcgacaattgaaaaaaaatatatattaccgGGATTCAGTACAAAAATCccatcttaattaattatacgtGCTTCACGTGAATTGTAAGTGAACTTTATCTAATACAACTATTATAGAACAACTTGCATATATCACGAATTCTCAGACACCTTACACAACAATCTTCAATTAGGCATATTTGGCTATCAAAGTTGAGTAGAAACTTCAAATGTTTGGAAGTGATGGCAACGCAACTTTAATGCTAGTCTAAATGGATTCGATTGAGCAAAAAATATCACGTATGTAACACACATGTATTATAAATAGACGATAGATCTTATActatttatatcaattataaCCCAAAATAAATATGTGAGATTTAGATAAGACTCTCTATTTAATAACATGAATAGTTTTCTAGCTACCATCATTGAGGTCACATGATCATTTAAAGTTTCTATATTCTTGCTAGCcacaaattattttttgctTAGAATTGTAAGTTGCtttgttcctttttttttgtttcactCTCTCAGTCTAATTACCTTATACAGGAATAAGCAAAGCATCAATTTGacatcaaataaataaaagagaaaagaaaatttgCGGTGaagattaagaaaataaaacatgGGTAACCTGTGATTGAGGGCGTGATAATGCAGCATTCATGACTTGAGTCATCAATAATTGAAGGCATTGTAGAACTTTTTTGGAGCTCATATCTGCGCAGTTATACCAATAACTAAGTGCCAAATTCCACGCTCTCTCCTTCAATTCTGCAATGCCCCGATCTATTGTTGCCTCATGCCTCGACACATACGGTTGCACCGCCGTGTCGTACATGTAGGTACTCCCCTGAGATTCAAACGTTAGAGATTCAAACGTTAGAGATGATTTAAGATTCGAATCTCTAAATCAAATAGAAAAgtacaaatatcatttatctcgaCCGGTTGGATGGTTGAGATTTTTTACCTTTGTACCGGGATGCCACAAGTAAATGTACAGGATTAACTTTATCCCTCGGTAGAAAGGCACCCTTTGAAGGAAAATTGAAGCGTTAGTGCGACATGAAGAGATAGAGTGGGATGGAATAGTAGGTGAATTTGTTGATGAGTTTTGATTAATCACTTACCatgaaataaatatatcaaGAACTTTTTCCAGAATTGATATCAACGCCACAATCACCCTGCACTACATACGGTTAGCTAGGAAACAATATATTGTCAAATGGAATTAAATcatttaattatcttttttattcatgaataatttcaaataaagaAACCTCGCGTTTTCAGATGAAACAAGCCAAAACGCACGTAACATGTATTGATAATTGATGATTGAAATAAAATAGTATCACATTTCTACGTAAAATAATCTAAAATGCAAGAGAGAGTTCTCACCAATATTGGCACCAAAACCTGAGTTCTGGGACCGTAACTTTATTTTTCTCTATAGTTTTGAAACATTGGAATGCAGGATATGCATATCCAAAGACCAATCTGTTTCAAAAtaacaattaaaaattaatagaaACTATCTGCAAAATGGCAAAAACATTAAATTGACATTTGCAAAATACATACATCAAGGTCCTGGTAATTAATTCCTCAATCATCTTTGCAAACGCTTATTAATATCTCCCCGCCTGTCAATATCTCTGTCCACGAATGATAGAATTTGTAAGAAATAGGAAAACAATAATCATAGAAAAGGAATGAATGgattcaaaattaattagaacAAAAATGGAGGagaatttgaatatatatatatatacctagtGCGAGAATGAAATGGGTTCCTgagaaataaaatgaaatctCAGAAACCAGAGACGGCAGGGAGAGAGGAAGACAATTTGAATGAACGTGCATCAGAGTAAGTATTATGGTGTGTATATATAGTTGTGTGTgtggagagagaaaatgggGTTCAATAATAAAAGAGTGAAGAAGATTGAAAGTtggaggggagagagagagaatgaaggGAGGCAGTCTGGTGGATTTCTTGGGATTCCTCCATTTAACGGGTTTACCGTTTGGCAGTTATATGTTCTGGTAAAGGGTATTTTTGTCTTTTCCTACAAGGGCATTCTTGTCAATATAGGACATGAAGAATTTCTGGCCGTCTAAATACCATTATTGGTCTTTATTTTATCGATCAATCAATTGTTTTGACTTACATTGTAAATAAATGGTAAATATCAGTTTATTAGTTCGAAATAACATGACATTTGACAAGAATATTAGTACCTGATAAATGGATTTCGTTTTCAAATTTATGATAAATCTTATTCTTTTGGCAACCAAGTATTTGGGTGGAGCTTGTATCCTAACAAAAGCCAATTTCCATTCATCAAATTTATGGTTGTCAATGCGATCTTTATGTGTCAAATTTGAAAGTGAATTTATTGAATACTAATAtgtcattatttctgaaaagtaagaataaaagTTTGAACTTGGGTAGCTTCAACAACCTCTAACaattcttgttttgatttaTTTGGGCCTTGAGTCTTTTTGTATCACTACCCATTTCGTAATGCTATTGGGCTTGTAATGCGAACTTTTATATGGATGTTCGCCTTGTTTCAACGTTTTATTGGGGGGATTGGACCACGTTATTTGGGCCACTATGATGCCAAAGAGAAAAGGGGCAAGATATGTATAGCAATCGAaccaattatttttaattataaaattaaaaccttttttcatattaaatggagtattacttttgattatattaaatattacttaataatactacaaaaaaatactccatccgtcccaaaaTAATGATCTGTTTCTTTtaggcacggaaattaagaagtGTTGAATTAAGGTGTTAAAGTTGGTGGCCCACCTATTATTTAAGCATtcaattagtaaaaataattgtAACCATTAAAAATATGGTGGCCCACTTtactttatttataaatttaaatattcttttatttttattacaataaccATTCTCTATTAGATTTAGAAACCAAATCTGCCAACATTTTTCAACAAAGTCACCGAATTCAAATCTGCCTCACAATTAAAAAGGCACCAAAGAGGCTGCAAATGGAACGGCGACCACTTAATAGTGCTACGGTGTGTAACGGAGGAAAAGAGCAAAACAAGGAGGCAGCGTTTCAGCCGTGCAAGAGCCCAGGAAGAGGGCGGCGCACGGTGGAGATTCTAATTTAGTGATTGGGATGGGAGAGACGAAGAGGCGGAAGAGAGAGCCTCGtgtggagagagaaagagagagagagtgaaatgAATTTAGGGTTAGGTTGTCATTTAAATTAGGATGACTAATTAAACATTAAAGCATGTctaattatttctaataaaGGAAGCAAACCATTATATGTGGGATAATTCAAAGAGGAAAACATGCCATTAttttgggacgaagggagtattacttAATAAAAATATGACACTTTGTAATAATATTACTTTTACTCATATCAAAGTATTATTTAACGAAAATATGACTTTCTTTTAATAACAAATACGAAGTAATAATTTTCTACAACTACTCATATTCTTCAATCTCAATCCCTCTTTTATgtatatgaaaaaaaatcaaggaaaattaacttttattatttttgcaaTATACAGTTACAAGCATTTGTAAGTGAGGATCTCTtattaatcaattttaatttagttttatcTTTACCTACACTTTTTTTAGTGGAACAAAAATTATACTCTCTACGTCTTACTAATAACAACTCTTTACTATTTGTTACGATTATTAAGAATAAAAGTGATTAAATGACAAAAATGATGGAATGTAGTATAACTGTCAATTTTTTGTAAAAGAAAGTGGTTTACTTTTTTGGACCGGATCATTATTAATGAAAtagatgaaaaagaaaaac includes these proteins:
- the LOC131020492 gene encoding putative HVA22-like protein g codes for the protein MIEELITRTLILVFGYAYPAFQCFKTIEKNKVTVPELRFWCQYWVIVALISILEKVLDIFISWVPFYRGIKLILYIYLWHPGTKGSTYMYDTAVQPYVSRHEATIDRGIAELKERAWNLALSYWYNCADMSSKKVLQCLQLLMTQVMNAALSRPQSQEAQSNDTSTPTPPSTPSGIFKRNVSEKRRPPVVPPGTVGSPTPKSDTTKVKLHNQAQFIHNDEAPTKQEKSENDQDFLAAKVKLRRVSNKE
- the LOC131023607 gene encoding uncharacterized protein LOC131023607, which produces MNPNPLNSEVPASMADVVVSIPAQPSEHPLLRRRSSIPSSIVVAPTKLNLLYHHHHSSSTTTSATTSSSSDDLELLSIKPNSHSYTSLKDLLPTTAVNSPRPSSTQGGSDICIRNRLVKQAAWAYLQPMSTSPGSADGGFLGRICPRLAALFDLVRRSVARAINWTLQIVWIRCSR